CTTTAGATACATGTAAGGGTAAAATAGAACTCTTATAAATCAACAAAAAAACCTCTCGATTTAAATTGAGAGGTTTTTTTGTTTTAGAAAGCTGGTGAGAGTGTTGCGCTGTGTTCTTCAGTTAAGAATTTACGAACAGCATCACTAGTCATTGCTTTTTTAAGTGCTTGAATTTTAGCGTCATCTTTATTATCTTCACGAGCTACTAATGAAATCGCGTAGTGTCCGTCTGATTTTTCTAAAATAAGGGCATCACTTGGTGTAAGTCCAACTTGTTTTATATAAGTAGGATAGTTGAATACAAGATCAACTTCTTCATATGCTTGATTTAAAGTTAAGAGATCAACTTCAATAAACTGATAGTTTTTATGATCTGTTACGTCTTTAATCGTTGCATCATATTTAACGCCATCTTTTAATGTAATGAGTCCAGCATCTTGCAAGATTAGAAGGGCACGTGCTTGGTTGACTGCATCATTTGGAATTGCAATTTTAGCGTCATCTTTAAGATCTTTAATGTCTTTAAGATCTTTAGAGTAGAAACCTACGATTGCGTCATAGATTGGCTGAATGCCGACAAGGGTTCCACTTTGACTCTTGTTGAACATTTCCATAAAGGGAACATGTTGGAAGAAGTTTGCATCGATTTCTTTATTATTAAGAGCAGTATTAGCTTGGGTATTGTCTGAAACGGATACAAGTTCAAGTTCATAGCCGTCTTTTTTCAATTCCTCTTTAGCAATTTCGACAACATCCGTCATTGGCATCATGTGTGATGCAACCTTTAACTTCATGTCATCTGGATTTTTTTTGGCGCCACATGCGGTAAGCATAAGCATTGCTGTGAGTAATACAATTCCTTTTTTAATCATCTTTTCTCCTTATCGCTTATCAATTCGTTTAGCGATTCTATTACCTGTAAATTGAATCATCAGTACAAGAACAATCATAATGAGAATGGTTGCATACATGATTTGCCACTCAAATCGCTGATAACCATATCGCATTGCGAAGTCCCCGATCCCGCCTCCTCCAACAACACCCATTACCGTCGAGTAGTTTACATAACTAATAATGGAAGATGTAAGTCCGAGGACAAGTCCTGATCGTGCTTCAACAAACAGAAATTTAAAAACAAGTTGAAACGGTGTTGCTCCAAGTGAAAGGGCACTATCAATAATCCCTTGAGGAACCTCAAGGAGTGCTTGTTCAACAAATCGAGCATATAACGCCGCTGCAACAAAACTCATGGGTACTGAGGCTGCATAAGTTCCAAGTGAAGTCCCAATTAAGAATCGAGTCACTGGAATCATAAACACAATAAACAATAAAAACGGAAACGAACGCACCACATCCACATATCCGTTTAAGATAAACGAAACAAATCGGTTTTCGTAATACCCGTCTTTGCGGGTAAGGTAGATAAGTGTGCCCAGTGGTAATCCAACTAAAAGTGCAGATAGAATTGAAAATCCTAAAAGAATAAAGGTTTCGCTCAGTGCTTTAAGCAACTCAGCATGAAATTCAGCGTATATCGATATCATTGTAATAAATAGTCCTTTGCATGGATTGCGTAAGAGGGTGTCGTAGTGTCTTCATCGTGACGATTTACTGAAATCACTTCATGAAGTGTTCCATTA
This genomic stretch from Erysipelothrix rhusiopathiae harbors:
- a CDS encoding methionine ABC transporter permease, with the protein product MISIYAEFHAELLKALSETFILLGFSILSALLVGLPLGTLIYLTRKDGYYENRFVSFILNGYVDVVRSFPFLLFIVFMIPVTRFLIGTSLGTYAASVPMSFVAAALYARFVEQALLEVPQGIIDSALSLGATPFQLVFKFLFVEARSGLVLGLTSSIISYVNYSTVMGVVGGGGIGDFAMRYGYQRFEWQIMYATILIMIVLVLMIQFTGNRIAKRIDKR
- a CDS encoding MetQ/NlpA family ABC transporter substrate-binding protein, yielding MIKKGIVLLTAMLMLTACGAKKNPDDMKLKVASHMMPMTDVVEIAKEELKKDGYELELVSVSDNTQANTALNNKEIDANFFQHVPFMEMFNKSQSGTLVGIQPIYDAIVGFYSKDLKDIKDLKDDAKIAIPNDAVNQARALLILQDAGLITLKDGVKYDATIKDVTDHKNYQFIEVDLLTLNQAYEEVDLVFNYPTYIKQVGLTPSDALILEKSDGHYAISLVAREDNKDDAKIQALKKAMTSDAVRKFLTEEHSATLSPAF